Part of the Deltaproteobacteria bacterium genome, CGAGCGAAACACTCCAGCGTCGAACAGGTAGATTTTCTCCTGGGTTACGGTGGCGCGCTTGGCGCGTTTGCGGAAGACGGGCAGCCGGAAAGCGAGCAGGAGGTCCTCCAGGATGCCGACATAGCCGGCGACCACCTTGCGCTCGACCTCGCATTCCCTCGCCACCGCCGAGACGTTGAGTTGGGCACCGTGAGAGAAGCTGACCGCTTCCAGGAACCTGGCGAAGTTGCCGACGTTTCGCGTCAGTCCTTCGGCCCGGACCTCCTGTTCGAGATACAGGCTCGCGTAGGCGCTCAGGACGTCCGCGGGGTCGCTGGCTGCCATGACCAGTGGCAGCAATCCCGTTTCGAGTGCCCGTCCGAGATCGAATGCGGGCAACTCCGCGGCCATGAAGGGATGCATGGTGCGGCGTACGGCCCTTCCTCCCAGGAGATCCACACCCCCGCGCCGGAGCTTTCGGGCGCTGGATCCGGTCAATATGAAACGGGGCGGCGAAGGTTCCTCCATGAGCGCGTGGACCACGGTCAGCAGTTCCGGAATCCGTTGGATCTCGTGGATGATCACAGAGCCGGTTCGGGGCGAGCCGGCGAGCAGCTCCCGGAGCCGCTCGGGGCGGGCGTCCAGGCTGCGATGGAGCGCCGGATCGAGCAGGTCCAGGAACAGGGCGTCCGGGAGCCGGTTGCGCAACCACGTGGATTTTCCGGTCCCCCTGGGACCGAACAGGAAGCAACTC contains:
- a CDS encoding DUF4143 domain-containing protein — its product is MELVSRFFEIPDQSCFLFGPRGTGKSTWLRNRLPDALFLDLLDPALHRSLDARPERLRELLAGSPRTGSVIIHEIQRIPELLTVVHALMEEPSPPRFILTGSSARKLRRGGVDLLGGRAVRRTMHPFMAAELPAFDLGRALETGLLPLVMAASDPADVLSAYASLYLEQEVRAEGLTRNVGNFARFLEAVSFSHGAQLNVSAVARECEVERKVVAGYVGILEDLLLAFRLPVFRKRAKRATVTQEKIYLFDAGVFRSLRPRGPLDRADEIAGQALEGLVAQHLRAWIAYSRHDAEVFFWRTRGGTEVDFVVYGEPGLQAFEVKNAMRVHSGDLRPLRAFRKDYPEAETALLYRGRERLRIDGIWCLPVQEFLRGIRPDKGLLT